From the genome of Streptomyces sp. NBC_00659, one region includes:
- a CDS encoding AAA family ATPase — translation MDFGTQGPEAPADLAWLRGVDAYTMGAYPQAEEEFRAAVRMDPGMADGWLGLHALRVDTTTALLRMFRHRDRFGEQRSRHRRTLNSWYWLGWWVQPVLESPRDLLLAHASHWLDGRHVPELDRALAGLPPVDADHQVRFLHACRAYLVKDWEQLVRHTDPLINDAMLGIEAGLFGGMARVRLEMYGQAEPLLSSALMRCRSEQPQRKELRYWLARAHEGTGRSAAALPLYRAVHRVDPSFMDTSARLAAIAEGDGYDDAAADLAAITLAGIGQDVLEGPDGMDALFGTEGRDLRLPDADPSPPGGLPAQTDGFREKAVIPVQPMPAGPTDPALLDEALAELERMVGLEPVKRQVKALSAQLNMARLRTGQGLPVQPPKRHFVFSGPSGTGKTTVARILGRVFYALGLLGGDHLVEAQRADLVGEYLGQTAVKANELIDSAIGGVLFVDEAYSLSNSGYGKGDAYGDEALQVLLKRAEDNRDHLVVILAGYPEGMDRLLAANPGLSSRFTSRVDFPSYRPLELTSIGEVLAAENGDIWDEEALDELRSIAGHVVDQGWIDELGNGRFLRTLYEKSCAYRDLRLSGYPGTPSRDDLSTLRLPDLMQAYGEVLSGRGPQDPSAM, via the coding sequence ATGGACTTCGGCACGCAGGGCCCCGAGGCCCCGGCCGACCTCGCCTGGCTGCGGGGTGTGGACGCCTACACGATGGGCGCCTACCCGCAGGCGGAGGAGGAGTTCCGCGCCGCGGTCCGGATGGACCCCGGCATGGCGGACGGCTGGCTCGGACTGCACGCGCTACGGGTGGACACGACGACCGCGCTGCTGCGGATGTTCCGGCACCGGGACCGCTTCGGCGAGCAGCGCTCCCGCCACCGGCGCACCCTCAACTCCTGGTACTGGCTGGGCTGGTGGGTCCAGCCGGTGCTGGAGAGTCCGCGCGACCTGCTGCTCGCGCACGCCTCGCACTGGCTCGACGGGCGTCATGTCCCCGAACTGGACCGGGCGTTGGCCGGGCTGCCGCCGGTCGACGCGGACCACCAGGTGCGGTTCCTGCACGCGTGCCGCGCCTATCTGGTCAAGGACTGGGAACAGCTGGTGCGGCACACCGATCCGCTGATCAACGATGCCATGCTCGGCATCGAGGCCGGACTGTTCGGCGGCATGGCGCGGGTCCGGCTGGAGATGTACGGACAGGCCGAGCCGCTGCTGTCGTCCGCGCTGATGCGCTGCCGCAGCGAACAGCCGCAGCGCAAGGAGCTGCGGTACTGGCTGGCCCGCGCCCACGAGGGCACCGGACGGTCCGCCGCCGCGCTCCCCCTGTACCGGGCGGTGCACCGGGTCGACCCCTCCTTCATGGACACCTCGGCCCGGCTCGCCGCCATCGCCGAGGGGGACGGGTACGACGATGCCGCCGCCGACCTCGCGGCGATCACGCTCGCCGGGATCGGGCAGGACGTGCTGGAGGGCCCGGACGGCATGGACGCGCTGTTCGGCACCGAGGGGCGCGACCTGAGGCTCCCGGACGCCGATCCGTCGCCGCCCGGCGGGCTGCCGGCCCAGACCGACGGCTTCCGGGAGAAGGCCGTGATCCCGGTGCAGCCGATGCCGGCGGGCCCGACCGACCCCGCCCTGCTCGACGAGGCGCTCGCCGAACTGGAGCGCATGGTGGGCCTAGAACCGGTGAAACGTCAGGTCAAGGCGTTGTCGGCGCAGTTGAACATGGCCAGGCTGCGCACCGGGCAGGGTCTGCCGGTGCAGCCGCCGAAACGGCACTTCGTCTTCTCCGGCCCCTCCGGCACCGGCAAGACCACGGTGGCACGCATTCTCGGCCGGGTGTTCTACGCGCTCGGGCTGCTCGGCGGGGACCATCTGGTCGAGGCCCAGCGAGCCGACCTGGTCGGCGAGTACCTCGGCCAGACCGCCGTGAAGGCCAACGAGCTCATCGACTCGGCGATCGGCGGCGTCCTGTTCGTGGACGAGGCGTACTCCCTGTCCAACTCCGGCTACGGCAAGGGCGACGCGTACGGCGACGAGGCCCTCCAGGTGCTGCTGAAGCGGGCCGAGGACAACCGGGACCACCTGGTCGTCATCCTCGCCGGCTACCCCGAGGGCATGGACCGGCTGCTCGCCGCGAACCCCGGCCTGTCCTCGCGCTTCACCAGCCGCGTGGACTTCCCCTCCTACCGCCCGCTCGAACTGACCTCCATCGGCGAGGTGCTGGCCGCCGAGAACGGTGACATCTGGGACGAGGAGGCGCTGGACGAGCTCCGTTCGATCGCCGGGCACGTCGTCGACCAGGGCTGGATCGACGAGCTCGGCAACGGCCGCTTCCTGCGCACCCTGTACGAGAAGAGCTGCGCGTACCGCGATCTGCGGCTGTCGGGATACCCCGGCACACCCTCGCGCGACGACCTGTCGACGCTGCGTCTGCCCGACCTCATGCAGGCCTACGGGGAAGTCCTCTCGGGCCGGGGCCCGCAGGATCCGTCGGCGATGTGA